Proteins encoded in a region of the Panicum hallii strain FIL2 chromosome 3, PHallii_v3.1, whole genome shotgun sequence genome:
- the LOC112885440 gene encoding uncharacterized protein LOC112885440 — MVSPVMSMVCLSKVLIDRGSGLNIIFSKTPESMGPDMTSLVLTQEDFYRIIPGSGSTPVGQVTLPVTFGTRENSRTEHLHFEVALFETSCHAIRGRPALARFIPIPNHTYLVFKMPAPNGVISIYGDLKASHSFKTENINLSEELELSKNAVLVAESAKKIPPEDLTIPKNDSLPIHS; from the coding sequence ATGGTCAGCCCGGTGATGAGCATGGTCTGCCTTTCCAAGGTGCTTATCGACAGAGGCAGTGGCCTCAACATCATCTTCTCCAAGACACCAGAGAGCATGGGCCCTGACATGACTTCTCTGGTCCTGACCCAGGAAGACTTCTACAGAATCATCCCAGGCTCCGGCTCGACCCCCGTCGGCCAAGTGACCCTTCCTGTCACCTTTGGAACCCGAGAGAACTCCCGAACAGAGCATCTTCACTTTGAGGTGGCGTTATTTGAAACCTCATGCCACGCAATCCGAGGGAGGCCCGCCCTCGCCAGGTTCATACCGATCCCCAACCACACATATCTTGTCTTCAAGATGCCGGCACCGAACGGAGTCATCTCCATCTACGGTGACCTGAAGGCATCTCACTCCTTCAAGACTGAGAATATCAACCTCTCTGAAGAATTGGAGCTGTCCAAGAATGCAGTCTTAGTAGCCGAGTCGGCAAAGAAGATTCCTCCCGAGGATCTCACCATCCCAAAAAATGACTCGCTGCCGATTCACAGCTGA